CCCCTCCTGCAAGGTCATGCCACCCCGCATCCGTCTATCCATATAtttcttcttgttttcttgttcTACTCAACTACTTTacaaaacttaattaaaagtTTACTCGTCTGCAATTtcctgctgcgctgctgctcctgctcccaaAATAAACACAGGACTCTTTTCCCggaaaaatatggaaaagCAAGTTCTTTCGTTCATTGGCTTTCATGGCTTTCAATCCATTCCAGGTTATTCTCTGTGTGGCCGCAATGGCGATCGCCTGCGCCCAGGCCAAGCCCGGCGGACCCGCCGCCTACTCGATTAGCGCCCCCAGCGTAGACCACGCCTCCGTGGGCAACACACAGGAGCACACAGTGAAGGGACACTACGGCCAGTCCTCACAATCGGACTACGCCAGCCAGGTGCAGACGGCCCACTCTCAGTCACATGTTCAGCGCTCGAGCATCAGCAACGACGCCGGCCTGGCCCCGGCGGCCCATTATGCAGGTAAGCCTCATCCTGTCAAGGATATTGTCCGTCAAGTACCAAATACCGAGCACCAAGCACCAAGCACCACACGATCCACTCCATCCCCCTAGTGCACGTAGTTTAATGTTAACCCCAAACCGAATCTAGCTCCCGCGACTCACGCCATAGCCGCCCCCGCTATTGGCGCCTCGTACGCCTTGGGAGTGGGGCACACGGCCCCTGCCCAGATCCAGGGCCTGGCCTACGCGAGTCACGGCTATGCCGCCGCCCCAACCGTGGCCTACGGCGGCCACTACGGCCCTCAGTACGGTGGCGGCCATTATGCAGCCACGGCCCCGGCCCTGCA
The sequence above is a segment of the Drosophila pseudoobscura strain MV-25-SWS-2005 chromosome X, UCI_Dpse_MV25, whole genome shotgun sequence genome. Coding sequences within it:
- the LOC6901021 gene encoding cuticle protein 16.5 isoform X2 produces the protein MAFKVILCVAAMAIACAQAKPGGPAAYSISAPSVDHASVGNTQEHTVKGHYGQSSQSDYASQVQTAHSQSHVQRSSISNDAGLAPAAHYAAPATHAIAAPAIGASYALGVGHTAPAQIQGLAYASHGYAAAPTVAYGGHYGPQYGGGHYAATAPALQLSGVAVGHYGHIGHLGLGAGLGYGYGGYSSGPALSHGYAQVAAAPAQVVKYAATPAYAPGIIGHGYAPAAYAAPAYAAPAYATHLGGPVLKAAVAAPALVHTSVSGHGIHYGY
- the LOC6901021 gene encoding cuticle protein 16.5 isoform X1; its protein translation is MEEGSGGRGPTRPKHRQQHQYQQSECERAPHTKRCVSFKVILCVAAMAIACAQAKPGGPAAYSISAPSVDHASVGNTQEHTVKGHYGQSSQSDYASQVQTAHSQSHVQRSSISNDAGLAPAAHYAAPATHAIAAPAIGASYALGVGHTAPAQIQGLAYASHGYAAAPTVAYGGHYGPQYGGGHYAATAPALQLSGVAVGHYGHIGHLGLGAGLGYGYGGYSSGPALSHGYAQVAAAPAQVVKYAATPAYAPGIIGHGYAPAAYAAPAYAAPAYATHLGGPVLKAAVAAPALVHTSVSGHGIHYGY
- the LOC6901021 gene encoding cuticle protein 21.3 isoform X4, with the protein product MAFKVILCVAAMAIACAQAKPGGPAAYSISAPSVDHASVGNTQEHTVKGHYGQSSQSDYASQVQTAHSQSHVQRSSISNDAGLAPAAHYAAPGIIGHGYAPAAYAAPAYAAPAYATHLGGPVLKAAVAAPALVHTSVSGHGIHYGY